The window AAAACCCCTCATCATCCGCGCTTGGTCAGAGACTGGAAGCTGCCCTTGGTCGATGTCGCGTTAGCGACCTCCGCGGCGCCATCGTATTTTCCCCTGCATTCCATCGGAAGCGAACGATTTGCGGATGGTGCTCTTTATGCGAACAGTCCTGACGATCTTGCGCTGCACGAGGCGCAGCATTTCCTTGGCCAAGAACTGCCTGACATCCATGTTCTCAGCATTGGTAGCACCACATCCAAATTCAGTTTCCCCAGCAGCCTGCACAGCAACCTTAGCTGGTTTAGCTGGCTGCTGGACCAACGGCTGACCAGTGCCATGATCGCGGCGCAGCAGATGAATACCGATTACATCATCCGGCACAAACTGGGGGACCGCTATATCAGGGTCGACGCTATTCCGTCGCCCAAACAGTTGCCGGAAATGACGCTCGACAATGCCAGCAAAACTGTTGCGACTGATCTGATGGGTCTGGCCGAGGCGTCGTTGCGCGAGAGCCTTCCAGCGATCAAGGCCGCCGGTTTCCTCGATCACGAAGCAGACGAAGAAGACTTCCTGTCGCGCGAGGACGTGGGCAATTACTTTAGCGAATTGAGGGGGCAAAATGGGCATTGCGGCTAATCTTTTTCACAATCCCGATGATCGCGAAAATTCGCTCGCCTATCGGATACGGCCATCCGACGACCAGATTCAGCAACAACAAGAGCGCTGGAACGATCTTGCGGACGTGCTGAAAGAGATGCTGCGTGACAGGGTCGGCAAGCCCGTTTCATCGTGGCTGCAAGGATCATACAAGTTCGGCACGCAGATCAGGCCTGCGCGGATGGGCGAGGAGTTCGACATCGATCTTGGCATCTATGTCGAATGGCCGGGCGCGGCGAAGGATGGCGCTAATGGTGCGTGCGAGTTGAAGGATCACGTGCAAGCGATTTTGCAGGATTACGCCAGCGTTGACGCGAACGACGCGACCGAGGCGGCCAAGCCCAAGCCGCGCTGCAATCGCATTCGCTTTGGCCAAGATTTTCATATCGATGTGCCCAGCTATCATCTGGACCGGCAGGATGATGCACGGGAACTGGCCACCGAGGATGACAAATGGGACAATAGCGATCCAAAGGCAGTTTATGTTTGGTGGAAACGACAGTTCGATGGGGCGCAGCGCGACAGGGCGCGGCGTTTGGCGCGCTATTTGAAAATGTGGGCAGCCCTCACGTTTGAGCACGAGGCGCGACCGTCGTCGATCCTGCTGACGGTTCTGGTGGCGCGGGCGCTTGCCTCGGCAAAGACGGACGATCTTTCTGGCGATGATGAATATCTTCAGGCGGTCGTTGCGGAAATTGCAGAACGGCTGCAAGCTTCGCGAGTTGTGCGCAATCCGGCGAACCGGGCAGAAGACCTGAACCGATTGTCAGATGTCGACTTTGACGATTTCAGGATAAAACTAGATGAGTTGCTCAGCGTCGCCGAGCGCGCGTTGGCGGCGGTTGACCAATGTGACAGCGCTGAAATCTGGTCCGAGGCGTTCAGGCATTTCTTCCCCTACCCGCGCGAAGATGGCGCCAAGGCCGAAGTGGCGGCGCGCCATGCCATCGCGCCGTTGCGGTTCGACCCACAGGTCTCGGTTCTCGCGACCCAGAACAAGCGATCTTGGACCGGACATAACGGCATCGGGCCGATCCCGCGTAATTGCGACATCAGGTTTGCGGTGGTGAACCACGACGAACTTCCCGATGGCGCGGCGATTTCATGGACCGTGCGCAATGAGGGGCGAGAGGCAGAGGTTGCCAACGATCTTGGCCATATCGGTGGTGCGGGTACGCAGCATCAGGAGCGCAGTGCCTATCGCGGGACACACAACATGGATGTGGTCGTCAAGATGAATGGTCGCGTCATTGGTCGACGGCGCGTGGAGGTACAGGTGTCGGGATTGGTTTTTCCACAGCGCAACCCGGCGCGTCCGGCATGGGTCAGCCTCAGATAGCCTTGCTTGTTCAAGGCAGATGTCGTTCGGTCAGTAACAATATTCCCTTTTTCTGTCTGTAGATGACCGATGCGTGGCGTCGGTAGCGCGACACAAGTTCGCGGGCGATTTCCGGTCGAGGTCATCAGCCGGCACGTCGAAGTTCTGCGCAGGGCGCGGGCAATGCGCTTTCACCGAGGCACTGTTCATGCCGCCGTTGCCCTTCATGCGGGCATGTTCCGTTAACACAAGCTGCTTTGCGTCGTATCGATGATGGTGTGTGGTGCAGTTGCCCTTCATGCGGGCATGGTCCGTTAACTGGACAAGTTGATCACTCGGCTCAATGTCTCAGAGGGTGCAGTTGCCCTTCATGCGGGCATGGTCCGTTAACTGGCCTTCTGTAGGTCTTTGCGTCGAAAGCC is drawn from Paracoccus tegillarcae and contains these coding sequences:
- a CDS encoding CBASS cGAMP-activated phospholipase, which produces MTFRVLALSGGGYRGLYTAQVLAGIEEASGLPLHRRFDLIAGTSIGGILALALATGKSSMAATAGLMAMQGTSIFGESAPPKGAVGKIIDYARHSRGARYDPAPLKCLISGLVGQDTRIGDLKQKVIVPAVNVTKGGPQVFKTPHHPRLVRDWKLPLVDVALATSAAPSYFPLHSIGSERFADGALYANSPDDLALHEAQHFLGQELPDIHVLSIGSTTSKFSFPSSLHSNLSWFSWLLDQRLTSAMIAAQQMNTDYIIRHKLGDRYIRVDAIPSPKQLPEMTLDNASKTVATDLMGLAEASLRESLPAIKAAGFLDHEADEEDFLSREDVGNYFSELRGQNGHCG
- a CDS encoding CBASS cGAMP synthase; the protein is MGIAANLFHNPDDRENSLAYRIRPSDDQIQQQQERWNDLADVLKEMLRDRVGKPVSSWLQGSYKFGTQIRPARMGEEFDIDLGIYVEWPGAAKDGANGACELKDHVQAILQDYASVDANDATEAAKPKPRCNRIRFGQDFHIDVPSYHLDRQDDARELATEDDKWDNSDPKAVYVWWKRQFDGAQRDRARRLARYLKMWAALTFEHEARPSSILLTVLVARALASAKTDDLSGDDEYLQAVVAEIAERLQASRVVRNPANRAEDLNRLSDVDFDDFRIKLDELLSVAERALAAVDQCDSAEIWSEAFRHFFPYPREDGAKAEVAARHAIAPLRFDPQVSVLATQNKRSWTGHNGIGPIPRNCDIRFAVVNHDELPDGAAISWTVRNEGREAEVANDLGHIGGAGTQHQERSAYRGTHNMDVVVKMNGRVIGRRRVEVQVSGLVFPQRNPARPAWVSLR